The following proteins are encoded in a genomic region of Alnus glutinosa chromosome 8, dhAlnGlut1.1, whole genome shotgun sequence:
- the LOC133875934 gene encoding uncharacterized protein LOC133875934 isoform X2: METAREHIEEIRRKKFSIGGEENPLTEDLHQAVKNLSAELYAKDVHFLMELIQNAEDNTYLEDVDPSLEFIITSQDITATGAPATLLIFNNEKGFSSKNIDSICSVGRSTKKGNRKRGYIGEKGIGFKSVFLVTAQPYIFSNGYQIRFNEEPCPHCKLGYIVPEWVEENPTLSDIKQIYGSGNTFPTTTIVLPLKPDKVEPVKDELSSIHPEVLLFLAKIKRFSLREHNKDGRLSTVSAIAVTSETDFVTKKSINAESYTLHLSTDEKKDEGSVKECSYYMWKQKFPVKYENKVERRMEVDELVITLAFPFEERLLRGIGSPGVYAFLPTEMVTNFPFIIQADFLLASSRETILLDNKWNKGILDCVPSAFINALVSLIKASENAPVSSLAPMFKFIPVNSSSYKELNIVRESIKAKLVEENIVPSESYTTQKFFHKPREVGRLVPAFWNILEKAKNQGVSLLDLSSHGSYILSSAFDRNEYDHILSFLGVEPVNDNWYVKCIGSSNLVAGVSEELYMEILLFVADNWKSKFGNTNIRNIPLIKYVGPDGHVSLCSINECTPGKWQKVVSLSQQNHLASWLIDWNREFRCVGSRFFMPKSTQEAIFSSLAVREWLQAHVKISVVKVYDYAVHLNYYLKEDRKLAIAFVHFLYHSFSKNHLSKWEVDNLCRSMPLVDNYGNLTTQRKGVLVPANGSKWVGLVGSNPWRGEGYVELGQDYLHPGRFAGEFTSGEQLLEFLKTHVAASDIPYISPPNSAIPAVSAPLTNENAFLLLDWIRNLKQTRTCIPEKFLKCIKEGSWLKITANGYSGYRPPSESFVFSSSLGNILQNGSVLVDIPLIDQSFYGDRINEYNEELKTIGVMFRYGEACKFIGKHLMSLTTSSTLTRGLVLSVLNFIRFLRENSLPLDEFVNSIKDIKWLRTSCGDRSPVGSVLYDGEWRIASQISAIPFIDIHYYGDEILAFKEELKSLGVLIGFCKSYNLVVDNLRSSSRLTSLTAEAVLLILECIRHSRPSNKFMEALNGVKCFKTNIGYSSPGECFLFDPQWGCILQVFRGFPLIDESFYGSSISSYRNELKKTGVKVDFENAVQVFVHCFRQHASSMTKETLVSFLSCYRQLKHTPFEFPSYLMKCIREEKWLRTRLGVYRSPSNCILFGPDWQSISPITLLPFIDDSDNYYGKVIHEYMEELKMMGVVVDIKDGVKMVAAGLYFPQDHSCVTPGNVFKLLECIRILLQDRNYSFPVHFWEEVSQNWLKTHVGYRPPAQCLLFNSRWGSYLKHTDGSFIDEGFYGSGITSYKEELRAIGVTVDVEKGCPLISSHLDFHLDQFSTIVRIYNYLSEFNWKPDSEATKRIWIPNERQIGKWVSPIECVLHDEDGLFNLQLQVLEKHYEQKLLSFFSNAFHVRHNPSVDDYCKLWKVWESSGQPLSHADCCKFWVYVSKNWSQKTEETLTGSLVKLPVGSGSDRILLSNKFDVFIADDLQLKDLFEQFCPQPIFVWYPRESLPSLPRRKLLETYRKIGVRTISESVQKEESVDVAHLNQVNPKETVLKKGLVRLILGFLADPTREIEMETRHEAIKRLLNITFLETVEPITVNYSLFLSSGEIVKAKSRRVMLWYRETSKFVAQKLDRSGGYKNIIEYATYFSEAISEVLLWENSNYIGALAELIKLGFMMEFNEEAVGFLIKSKNLQIFMEDFNALCLPIDDVAELEWLSQFVEDSPESPATGGSSPPV, from the exons ATGGAGACGGCGAGAGAACATATAGAGGAGATACGTAGAAAAAAGTTTTCTATTGGAGGGGAAGAGAACCCATTGACGGAAGATCTTCACCAGGCCGTGAAGAACCTCTCTGCTGAACTTTATGCCAAGGATGTCCACTTCCTCATGGAACTCATTCAG aATGCGGAAGACAATACTTACTTGGAGGATGTGGATCCGTCGCTTGAGTTCATCATAACTTCTCAGGACATCACGGCCACGGGAGCTCCAGCGACGTTGCTGATTTTCAACAATGAAAAAGGTTTCTCTTCCAAAAATATAGACTCCATTTGCAGTGTTGGTCGCTCCACCAAGAAAGGCAACAGGAAACGCGGTTATATTGGAGAGAAAG GTATTGGATTCAAGAGTGTCTTTCTGGTTACTGCTCAGCCATACATATTCAGCAATGGATATCAGATTCGGTTCAACGAAGAGCCTTGCCCACATTGCAAGCTTGGGTACATTGTGCCTGAATGGGTGGAGGAGAACCCAACTCTTTCCGacataaagcaaatatatggtTCTGGAAATACTTTTCCAACGACAACAATAGTCCTACCTCTGAAGCCGGATAAGGTCGAACCTGTGAAGGACGAGCTCTCTAGCATTCATCCTGAAGTTCTGTTGTTCCTCGCAAAGATAAAGCGGTTTTCGCTCAGGGAACATAATAAGGATGGTAGACTCAGTACCGTCAGTGCAATAGCTGTTACGAGTGAGACAGACTTTGTGACGAAGAAGAGCATTAATGCTGAATCCTACACACTCCATCTCTCAACCGATGAAAAGAAGGATGAGGGTTCCGTCAAAGAATGCAGTTACTACATGTGGAAGCAAAAGTTTCCTGTCAAGTACGAAAACAAAGTGGAAAGGAGAATGGAAGTAGACGAGTTGGTGATTACGTTGGCTTTTCCATTTGAAGAGCGTCTCCTGAGAGGGATTGGCTCACCTGGGGTCTATGCATTTCTTCCCACAGAGATGGTCACTAACTTTCCCTTCATAATCCAGGCAGATTTTCTTCTTGCATCATCAAGGGAAACTATCCTCTTGGACAACAAGTGGAACAAAGGGATACTTGATTGTGTGCCCTCTGCTTTTATAAATGCTTTGGTCTCGCTAATCAAAGCCTCAGAAAATGCTCCAGTATCTAGTTTGGCTCCCATGTTCAAGTTCATTCCAGTCAACAGCTCTTCTTACAAGGAGCTGAATATCGTCAGGGAGTCGATCAAAGCAAAGCTTGTCGAAGAAAATATTGTTCCAAGTGAGTCGTACACAACGCAGAAATTTTTTCATAAACCTCGCGAAGTTGGTAGGCTTGTGCCTGCTTTCTGGAACATATTAGAGAAGGCAAAGAATCAAGGGGTGAGCTTGCTTGATCTCTCATCTCATGGAAGTTATATTTTGAGTTCTGCATTTGATAGAAATGAGTATGATCACATATTGAGTTTCTTAGGAGTGGAGCCAGTCAACGACAACTGGTATGTCAAGTGTATCGGGAGTTCTAATCTCGTTGCAGGAGTGTCAGAAGAACTGTATATGGAGATTTTACTATTTGTTGCTGATAATTGGAAGTCTAAATTCGGCAACACCAACATCAGGAACATACCACTAATAAAATATGTGGGTCCTGATGGGCATGTGTCTTTGTGCAGCATAAATGAATGCACACCTGGGAAGTGGCAGAAGGTTGTCTCTTTATCGCAACAGAATCATCTGGCGTCATGGCTGATTGATTGGAACAGGGAATTCAGATGTGTGGGTAGTCGTTTTTTTATGCCAAAAAGCACGCAAGAAGCTATCTTTTCCTCTTTGGCGGTGAGGGAGTGGCTTCAAGCTCATGTGAAGATTAGTGTTGTGAAAGTGTATGACTATGCAGTTCACCTAAATTATTATCTCAAAGAAGACCGGAAGCTTGCTATTGCTTTTGTTCACTTCTTATATCACTCTTTCTCGAAGAATCATCTTTCAAAATGGGAGGTGGATAACTTGTGTCGATCTATGCCGCTCGTAGATAACTATGGGAATCTAACCACCCAAAGGAAAGGGGTTCTTGTCCCTGCTAATGGAAGCAAATGGGTGGGATTGGTTGGTTCGAATCCATGGAGAGGTGAAGGCTATGTTGAGTTAGGACAAGACTACTTGCATCCAGGTCGTTTTGCAGGTGAATTTACTTCTGGAGAACAGCTCTTAGAGTTCCTTAAAACTCATGTTGCAGCTTCTGACATCCCTTATATATCTCCTCCCAATTCTGCAATTCCTGCTGTTTCTGCTCCACTTACCAATGAAAATGCATTCCTGTTGTTGGATTGGATTCGAAACCTGAAACAGACTCGAACTTGCATTCCAGAGAAGTTCTTGAAATGCATAAAGGAAGGTAGCTGGCTGAAAATTACTGCCAATGGTTATTCTGGTTACAGGCCACCATCTGAGTCATTTGTGTTTTCCTCTTCATTGGGAAACATTTTGCAGAATGGATCAGTGCTCGTTGATATTCCATTGATTGATCAAAGTTTTTATGGAGATAGAATTAATGAGTATAATGAAGAGCTGAAGACAATTGGAGTCATGTTTCGGTACGGGGAAGCATGTAAATTTATTGGGAAGCATCTTATGTCTCTTACAACTTCCTCGACTTTAACTAGAGGCCTTGTGCTTTCTGTCCTTAATTTCATCAGATTCTTGAGGGAAAATTCTCTTCCTTTGGACGAATTCGTCAACAGTATCAAAGACATAAAATGGCTAAGGACATCCTGTGGTGACAGATCTCCAGTTGGATCTGTATTGTATGACGGAGAATGGAGAATTGCATCTCAAATCAGTGCCATCCCCTTCATTGATATACATTACTATGGGGATGAAATCCTAGCTTTTAAGGAGGAGCTAAAGTCGCTTGGTGTGTTAATTGGATTCTGTAAAAGTTACAACCTTGTTGTAGACAACTTGAGGTCATCTTCACGCTTGACTTCGCTGACAGCTGAGGCAGTTCTTTTGATCCTGGAATGTATACGTCATTCCAGACCATCCAACAAATTCATGGAGGCATTGAATGGTGTGAAATGCTTCAAGACAAACATCGGTTACAGTTCTCCAGGAGAATGTTTCTTGTTTGACCCTCAATGGGGTTGCATCCTACAGGTTTTCAGAGGTTTCCCATTGATTGATGAAAGTTTTTATGGAAGCAGCATCTCGTCTTACAGAAACGAGTTGAAGAAAACAGGGGTGAAGGTGGATTTTGAGAATGCGGTCCAAGTATTTGTTCACTGTTTCAGGCAGCACGCGTCTTCCATGACAAAAGAAACTCTTGTGTCTTTCCTGTCATGTTATAGACAGCTAAAGCACACTCCTTTTGAGTTTCCTTCATATCTTATGAAATGCATCCGTGAGGAGAAGTGGTTGCGAACTCGGCTTGGTGTTTATAGATCTCCAAGTAATTGCATTTTGTTTGGGCCAGATTGGCAATCAATTTCTCCAATTACTCTCCTCCCTTTCATAGATGATAGTGACAACTATTATGGCAAGGTCATTCATGAATACATGGAAGAGCTGAAGATGATGGGTGTGGTTGTTGATATCAAAGATGGTGTGAAGATGGTAGCTGCTGGTCTTTATTTTCCCCAGGATCACTCTTGCGTAACTCCTGGAAATGTGTTTAAACTGCTGGAATGCATCCGCATTTTACTCCAGGATAGGAATTATTCATTTCCGGTCCATTTCTGGGAAGAAGTTTCTCAAAACTGGTTGAAGACCCATGTTGGTTATAGGCCTCCAGCCCAGTGCTTATTGTTCAATTCCCGTTGGGGCTCTTATCTGAAGCATACAGATGGATCTTTTATTGATGAAGGTTTTTATGGTTCTGGTATTACATCCTACAAAGAAGAGCTCCGAGCAATTGGGGTTACTGTTGATGTGGAAAAAGGATGCCCGTTGATTTCCAGCCACCTTGATTTCCATCTTGATCAATTTTCCACTATAGTTCGCATATACAACTACTTGAGCGAGTTTAATTGGAAGCCAGACAGTGAAGCTACcaaaaggatttggattccaaATGAAAGGCAGATTGGAAAGTGGGTCAGCCCCATAGAATGCGTTTTGCATGACGAGGATGGTCTCTTCAATTTGCAGCTTCAGGTTTTAGAGAAACACTATGAGCAAAAGTTACTTAGCTTTTTCTCCAATGCTTTCCATGTTAGACACAATCCTTCTGTTGATGATTACTGCAAGCTTTGGAAGGTTTGGGAAAGTTCAGGACAACCATTGTCTCATGCTGACTGTTGTAAGTTCTGGGTGTATGTTTCGAAGAACTGGAGTCAAAAAACTGAGGAAACTCTGACTGGTAGCTTGGTGAAATTACCTGTTGGTTCAGGCTCAGACAGAATTTTGCTGTCCAACAAGTTTGATGTTTTCATTGCTGACGATCTTCAACTGAAGGATCTTTTTGAACAGTTTTGTCCTCAACCTATATTTGTATGGTACCCTCGGGAAAGCTTGCCTTCTTTACCTCGGAGAAAATTGCTTGAAACTTACAGGAAAATTGGGGTTCGCACAATATCTGAATCAGTGCAAAAGGAAGAATCAGTGGATGTTGCTCATCTTAACCAAGTGAACCCAAAGGAGACAGTGCTTAAAAAAGGGCTGGTGAGACTCATCCTTGGTTTTCTAGCAGATCCTACAAGGGAAATCGAAATGGAAACGAGGCATGAGGCTATCAAAAGGCTTCTGAATATTACTTTCCTTGAGACAGTTGAACCCATTACTGTAAACTatagtttatttctttcttctgggGAAATTGTGAAAGCAAAATCTAGGCGAGTAATGCTTTGGTACAGAGAGACTTCAAAGTTTGTAGCACAGAAGCTGGACAGGTCTGGTGGATACAAGAACATCATCGAATATGCTACATATTTTTCTGAAGCAATATCTGAGGTTTTGTTATGGGAGAACAGCAATTATATTGGTGCACTCGCTGAGCTGATCAAGTTGGGCTTCATGATGGAATTTAATGAAGAAGCAGTTGGGTTTTTAATAAAGTCCAAGAATTTGCAGATTTTCATGGAGGATTTCAACGCCCTCTGCCTTCCC ATTGATGATGTGGCGGAGCTCGAGTGGCTTTCACAGTTTGTAGAGGACTCCCCCGAATCTCCCGCGACTGGAGGATCCAGTCCGCCTGTCTAA
- the LOC133875934 gene encoding uncharacterized protein LOC133875934 isoform X1: METAREHIEEIRRKKFSIGGEENPLTEDLHQAVKNLSAELYAKDVHFLMELIQNAEDNTYLEDVDPSLEFIITSQDITATGAPATLLIFNNEKGFSSKNIDSICSVGRSTKKGNRKRGYIGEKGIGFKSVFLVTAQPYIFSNGYQIRFNEEPCPHCKLGYIVPEWVEENPTLSDIKQIYGSGNTFPTTTIVLPLKPDKVEPVKDELSSIHPEVLLFLAKIKRFSLREHNKDGRLSTVSAIAVTSETDFVTKKSINAESYTLHLSTDEKKDEGSVKECSYYMWKQKFPVKYENKVERRMEVDELVITLAFPFEERLLRGIGSPGVYAFLPTEMVTNFPFIIQADFLLASSRETILLDNKWNKGILDCVPSAFINALVSLIKASENAPVSSLAPMFKFIPVNSSSYKELNIVRESIKAKLVEENIVPSESYTTQKFFHKPREVGRLVPAFWNILEKAKNQGVSLLDLSSHGSYILSSAFDRNEYDHILSFLGVEPVNDNWYVKCIGSSNLVAGVSEELYMEILLFVADNWKSKFGNTNIRNIPLIKYVGPDGHVSLCSINECTPGKWQKVVSLSQQNHLASWLIDWNREFRCVGSRFFMPKSTQEAIFSSLAVREWLQAHVKISVVKVYDYAVHLNYYLKEDRKLAIAFVHFLYHSFSKNHLSKWEVDNLCRSMPLVDNYGNLTTQRKGVLVPANGSKWVGLVGSNPWRGEGYVELGQDYLHPGRFAGEFTSGEQLLEFLKTHVAASDIPYISPPNSAIPAVSAPLTNENAFLLLDWIRNLKQTRTCIPEKFLKCIKEGSWLKITANGYSGYRPPSESFVFSSSLGNILQNGSVLVDIPLIDQSFYGDRINEYNEELKTIGVMFRYGEACKFIGKHLMSLTTSSTLTRGLVLSVLNFIRFLRENSLPLDEFVNSIKDIKWLRTSCGDRSPVGSVLYDGEWRIASQISAIPFIDIHYYGDEILAFKEELKSLGVLIGFCKSYNLVVDNLRSSSRLTSLTAEAVLLILECIRHSRPSNKFMEALNGVKCFKTNIGYSSPGECFLFDPQWGCILQVFRGFPLIDESFYGSSISSYRNELKKTGVKVDFENAVQVFVHCFRQHASSMTKETLVSFLSCYRQLKHTPFEFPSYLMKCIREEKWLRTRLGVYRSPSNCILFGPDWQSISPITLLPFIDDSDNYYGKVIHEYMEELKMMGVVVDIKDGVKMVAAGLYFPQDHSCVTPGNVFKLLECIRILLQDRNYSFPVHFWEEVSQNWLKTHVGYRPPAQCLLFNSRWGSYLKHTDGSFIDEGFYGSGITSYKEELRAIGVTVDVEKGCPLISSHLDFHLDQFSTIVRIYNYLSEFNWKPDSEATKRIWIPNERQIGKWVSPIECVLHDEDGLFNLQLQVLEKHYEQKLLSFFSNAFHVRHNPSVDDYCKLWKVWESSGQPLSHADCCKFWVYVSKNWSQKTEETLTGSLVKLPVGSGSDRILLSNKFDVFIADDLQLKDLFEQFCPQPIFVWYPRESLPSLPRRKLLETYRKIGVRTISESVQKEESVDVAHLNQVNPKETVLKKGLVRLILGFLADPTREIEMETRHEAIKRLLNITFLETVEPITVNYSLFLSSGEIVKAKSRRVMLWYRETSKFVAQKLDRSGGYKNIIEYATYFSEAISEVLLWENSNYIGALAELIKLGFMMEFNEEAVGFLIKSKNLQIFMEDFNALCLPTSESGVQIDDVAELEWLSQFVEDSPESPATGGSSPPV; the protein is encoded by the exons ATGGAGACGGCGAGAGAACATATAGAGGAGATACGTAGAAAAAAGTTTTCTATTGGAGGGGAAGAGAACCCATTGACGGAAGATCTTCACCAGGCCGTGAAGAACCTCTCTGCTGAACTTTATGCCAAGGATGTCCACTTCCTCATGGAACTCATTCAG aATGCGGAAGACAATACTTACTTGGAGGATGTGGATCCGTCGCTTGAGTTCATCATAACTTCTCAGGACATCACGGCCACGGGAGCTCCAGCGACGTTGCTGATTTTCAACAATGAAAAAGGTTTCTCTTCCAAAAATATAGACTCCATTTGCAGTGTTGGTCGCTCCACCAAGAAAGGCAACAGGAAACGCGGTTATATTGGAGAGAAAG GTATTGGATTCAAGAGTGTCTTTCTGGTTACTGCTCAGCCATACATATTCAGCAATGGATATCAGATTCGGTTCAACGAAGAGCCTTGCCCACATTGCAAGCTTGGGTACATTGTGCCTGAATGGGTGGAGGAGAACCCAACTCTTTCCGacataaagcaaatatatggtTCTGGAAATACTTTTCCAACGACAACAATAGTCCTACCTCTGAAGCCGGATAAGGTCGAACCTGTGAAGGACGAGCTCTCTAGCATTCATCCTGAAGTTCTGTTGTTCCTCGCAAAGATAAAGCGGTTTTCGCTCAGGGAACATAATAAGGATGGTAGACTCAGTACCGTCAGTGCAATAGCTGTTACGAGTGAGACAGACTTTGTGACGAAGAAGAGCATTAATGCTGAATCCTACACACTCCATCTCTCAACCGATGAAAAGAAGGATGAGGGTTCCGTCAAAGAATGCAGTTACTACATGTGGAAGCAAAAGTTTCCTGTCAAGTACGAAAACAAAGTGGAAAGGAGAATGGAAGTAGACGAGTTGGTGATTACGTTGGCTTTTCCATTTGAAGAGCGTCTCCTGAGAGGGATTGGCTCACCTGGGGTCTATGCATTTCTTCCCACAGAGATGGTCACTAACTTTCCCTTCATAATCCAGGCAGATTTTCTTCTTGCATCATCAAGGGAAACTATCCTCTTGGACAACAAGTGGAACAAAGGGATACTTGATTGTGTGCCCTCTGCTTTTATAAATGCTTTGGTCTCGCTAATCAAAGCCTCAGAAAATGCTCCAGTATCTAGTTTGGCTCCCATGTTCAAGTTCATTCCAGTCAACAGCTCTTCTTACAAGGAGCTGAATATCGTCAGGGAGTCGATCAAAGCAAAGCTTGTCGAAGAAAATATTGTTCCAAGTGAGTCGTACACAACGCAGAAATTTTTTCATAAACCTCGCGAAGTTGGTAGGCTTGTGCCTGCTTTCTGGAACATATTAGAGAAGGCAAAGAATCAAGGGGTGAGCTTGCTTGATCTCTCATCTCATGGAAGTTATATTTTGAGTTCTGCATTTGATAGAAATGAGTATGATCACATATTGAGTTTCTTAGGAGTGGAGCCAGTCAACGACAACTGGTATGTCAAGTGTATCGGGAGTTCTAATCTCGTTGCAGGAGTGTCAGAAGAACTGTATATGGAGATTTTACTATTTGTTGCTGATAATTGGAAGTCTAAATTCGGCAACACCAACATCAGGAACATACCACTAATAAAATATGTGGGTCCTGATGGGCATGTGTCTTTGTGCAGCATAAATGAATGCACACCTGGGAAGTGGCAGAAGGTTGTCTCTTTATCGCAACAGAATCATCTGGCGTCATGGCTGATTGATTGGAACAGGGAATTCAGATGTGTGGGTAGTCGTTTTTTTATGCCAAAAAGCACGCAAGAAGCTATCTTTTCCTCTTTGGCGGTGAGGGAGTGGCTTCAAGCTCATGTGAAGATTAGTGTTGTGAAAGTGTATGACTATGCAGTTCACCTAAATTATTATCTCAAAGAAGACCGGAAGCTTGCTATTGCTTTTGTTCACTTCTTATATCACTCTTTCTCGAAGAATCATCTTTCAAAATGGGAGGTGGATAACTTGTGTCGATCTATGCCGCTCGTAGATAACTATGGGAATCTAACCACCCAAAGGAAAGGGGTTCTTGTCCCTGCTAATGGAAGCAAATGGGTGGGATTGGTTGGTTCGAATCCATGGAGAGGTGAAGGCTATGTTGAGTTAGGACAAGACTACTTGCATCCAGGTCGTTTTGCAGGTGAATTTACTTCTGGAGAACAGCTCTTAGAGTTCCTTAAAACTCATGTTGCAGCTTCTGACATCCCTTATATATCTCCTCCCAATTCTGCAATTCCTGCTGTTTCTGCTCCACTTACCAATGAAAATGCATTCCTGTTGTTGGATTGGATTCGAAACCTGAAACAGACTCGAACTTGCATTCCAGAGAAGTTCTTGAAATGCATAAAGGAAGGTAGCTGGCTGAAAATTACTGCCAATGGTTATTCTGGTTACAGGCCACCATCTGAGTCATTTGTGTTTTCCTCTTCATTGGGAAACATTTTGCAGAATGGATCAGTGCTCGTTGATATTCCATTGATTGATCAAAGTTTTTATGGAGATAGAATTAATGAGTATAATGAAGAGCTGAAGACAATTGGAGTCATGTTTCGGTACGGGGAAGCATGTAAATTTATTGGGAAGCATCTTATGTCTCTTACAACTTCCTCGACTTTAACTAGAGGCCTTGTGCTTTCTGTCCTTAATTTCATCAGATTCTTGAGGGAAAATTCTCTTCCTTTGGACGAATTCGTCAACAGTATCAAAGACATAAAATGGCTAAGGACATCCTGTGGTGACAGATCTCCAGTTGGATCTGTATTGTATGACGGAGAATGGAGAATTGCATCTCAAATCAGTGCCATCCCCTTCATTGATATACATTACTATGGGGATGAAATCCTAGCTTTTAAGGAGGAGCTAAAGTCGCTTGGTGTGTTAATTGGATTCTGTAAAAGTTACAACCTTGTTGTAGACAACTTGAGGTCATCTTCACGCTTGACTTCGCTGACAGCTGAGGCAGTTCTTTTGATCCTGGAATGTATACGTCATTCCAGACCATCCAACAAATTCATGGAGGCATTGAATGGTGTGAAATGCTTCAAGACAAACATCGGTTACAGTTCTCCAGGAGAATGTTTCTTGTTTGACCCTCAATGGGGTTGCATCCTACAGGTTTTCAGAGGTTTCCCATTGATTGATGAAAGTTTTTATGGAAGCAGCATCTCGTCTTACAGAAACGAGTTGAAGAAAACAGGGGTGAAGGTGGATTTTGAGAATGCGGTCCAAGTATTTGTTCACTGTTTCAGGCAGCACGCGTCTTCCATGACAAAAGAAACTCTTGTGTCTTTCCTGTCATGTTATAGACAGCTAAAGCACACTCCTTTTGAGTTTCCTTCATATCTTATGAAATGCATCCGTGAGGAGAAGTGGTTGCGAACTCGGCTTGGTGTTTATAGATCTCCAAGTAATTGCATTTTGTTTGGGCCAGATTGGCAATCAATTTCTCCAATTACTCTCCTCCCTTTCATAGATGATAGTGACAACTATTATGGCAAGGTCATTCATGAATACATGGAAGAGCTGAAGATGATGGGTGTGGTTGTTGATATCAAAGATGGTGTGAAGATGGTAGCTGCTGGTCTTTATTTTCCCCAGGATCACTCTTGCGTAACTCCTGGAAATGTGTTTAAACTGCTGGAATGCATCCGCATTTTACTCCAGGATAGGAATTATTCATTTCCGGTCCATTTCTGGGAAGAAGTTTCTCAAAACTGGTTGAAGACCCATGTTGGTTATAGGCCTCCAGCCCAGTGCTTATTGTTCAATTCCCGTTGGGGCTCTTATCTGAAGCATACAGATGGATCTTTTATTGATGAAGGTTTTTATGGTTCTGGTATTACATCCTACAAAGAAGAGCTCCGAGCAATTGGGGTTACTGTTGATGTGGAAAAAGGATGCCCGTTGATTTCCAGCCACCTTGATTTCCATCTTGATCAATTTTCCACTATAGTTCGCATATACAACTACTTGAGCGAGTTTAATTGGAAGCCAGACAGTGAAGCTACcaaaaggatttggattccaaATGAAAGGCAGATTGGAAAGTGGGTCAGCCCCATAGAATGCGTTTTGCATGACGAGGATGGTCTCTTCAATTTGCAGCTTCAGGTTTTAGAGAAACACTATGAGCAAAAGTTACTTAGCTTTTTCTCCAATGCTTTCCATGTTAGACACAATCCTTCTGTTGATGATTACTGCAAGCTTTGGAAGGTTTGGGAAAGTTCAGGACAACCATTGTCTCATGCTGACTGTTGTAAGTTCTGGGTGTATGTTTCGAAGAACTGGAGTCAAAAAACTGAGGAAACTCTGACTGGTAGCTTGGTGAAATTACCTGTTGGTTCAGGCTCAGACAGAATTTTGCTGTCCAACAAGTTTGATGTTTTCATTGCTGACGATCTTCAACTGAAGGATCTTTTTGAACAGTTTTGTCCTCAACCTATATTTGTATGGTACCCTCGGGAAAGCTTGCCTTCTTTACCTCGGAGAAAATTGCTTGAAACTTACAGGAAAATTGGGGTTCGCACAATATCTGAATCAGTGCAAAAGGAAGAATCAGTGGATGTTGCTCATCTTAACCAAGTGAACCCAAAGGAGACAGTGCTTAAAAAAGGGCTGGTGAGACTCATCCTTGGTTTTCTAGCAGATCCTACAAGGGAAATCGAAATGGAAACGAGGCATGAGGCTATCAAAAGGCTTCTGAATATTACTTTCCTTGAGACAGTTGAACCCATTACTGTAAACTatagtttatttctttcttctgggGAAATTGTGAAAGCAAAATCTAGGCGAGTAATGCTTTGGTACAGAGAGACTTCAAAGTTTGTAGCACAGAAGCTGGACAGGTCTGGTGGATACAAGAACATCATCGAATATGCTACATATTTTTCTGAAGCAATATCTGAGGTTTTGTTATGGGAGAACAGCAATTATATTGGTGCACTCGCTGAGCTGATCAAGTTGGGCTTCATGATGGAATTTAATGAAGAAGCAGTTGGGTTTTTAATAAAGTCCAAGAATTTGCAGATTTTCATGGAGGATTTCAACGCCCTCTGCCTTCCC ACTTCTGAGTCTGGTGTGCAGATTGATGATGTGGCGGAGCTCGAGTGGCTTTCACAGTTTGTAGAGGACTCCCCCGAATCTCCCGCGACTGGAGGATCCAGTCCGCCTGTCTAA